The Deinococcus hopiensis KR-140 genome has a window encoding:
- a CDS encoding SDR family oxidoreductase: MALKDLFDLTGKVALITGGSRGLGLQIAEALGEYGASVVLTARKQNELEEAKAHLSSLGVTAHVYQNDLSQFETIGPLVDRIVSEVGPISILVNNAGATWGAPAEEHPFEAWQKVMNLNVNGLFLLTQTVGQRCMIPARSGRVVNIASVAGLRGNSPKMAGTLAYNTSKGAIVNFTRALAAEWAKYDVTVNAICPGYFPTKMTKGTLAYGEEAILGATPLGRLGGPEDLKGLTLLLSSAASAYITGQNIAVDGGITAV; this comes from the coding sequence ATGGCACTGAAAGACCTGTTTGACCTGACCGGCAAAGTCGCTCTCATCACGGGAGGCTCGCGCGGTCTGGGCCTCCAGATCGCCGAGGCACTGGGCGAATACGGCGCGTCGGTGGTGTTGACCGCCCGCAAGCAAAACGAGTTGGAGGAGGCCAAAGCCCACCTCTCCAGCCTGGGCGTCACCGCGCACGTCTACCAGAACGATCTCTCGCAGTTCGAGACCATCGGCCCCCTGGTGGACCGCATCGTGTCCGAAGTCGGCCCCATTTCCATCCTCGTCAACAATGCCGGGGCCACCTGGGGCGCGCCCGCCGAGGAGCATCCCTTCGAGGCGTGGCAAAAGGTGATGAACCTCAACGTCAACGGCCTGTTTCTCCTGACGCAGACGGTGGGCCAGCGCTGCATGATTCCGGCCCGCTCGGGGCGGGTGGTGAATATCGCTTCCGTTGCGGGGCTGCGGGGCAACAGCCCCAAGATGGCCGGAACGCTCGCCTACAACACGTCCAAGGGGGCCATTGTCAATTTTACCCGGGCCCTCGCCGCCGAGTGGGCCAAATATGACGTCACCGTCAACGCCATCTGCCCCGGCTACTTCCCCACCAAGATGACCAAAGGTACCCTGGCCTACGGCGAGGAAGCCATTCTCGGCGCGACACCCCTGGGCCGCCTGGGCGGCCCCGAAGACCTGAAGGGCCTGACCCTGCTGCTCTCCAGCGCCGCCTCGGCCTATATCACGGGGCAGAACATCGCGGTGGACGGCGGGATCACAGCGGTCTGA
- a CDS encoding alpha/beta hydrolase has protein sequence MPLDPLLKEVLLQFAAAPRPGNLEELRAAALANSARAPRRSVPVASTRDLTVPGPASDLPARLYLPEGTGPFPLTVFFHGGGFVAYSLETHDGLCRELCAAARTAVLSVDYRLAPEHRFPAPVDDAYAALLWAAAHAAELGADPERLAVAGDSAGASLSIACTLRARDEGGPRLRAQLLIYPPTDFGAGERHPSRRENGEGYFLTEEQMRFFGAMYLGDPGHAAHPHVSPLTAAALHDLPPALILTAEFDPLRDEGAAYAGALTAAGVRTEHLPGPGMIHGFANMTALSPAAAALVDRAAEWLGRELA, from the coding sequence ATGCCCCTCGATCCCCTCCTCAAGGAAGTCCTGCTCCAGTTCGCCGCCGCGCCCAGGCCAGGCAACCTGGAAGAACTGCGCGCGGCGGCCCTGGCCAACTCGGCCCGTGCGCCCCGGCGCTCCGTCCCCGTCGCCTCCACCCGGGACCTGACCGTCCCCGGCCCCGCCTCGGACCTGCCAGCCCGACTGTATCTGCCCGAGGGGACAGGTCCGTTCCCGCTGACCGTCTTTTTCCACGGGGGCGGCTTCGTCGCCTACTCGCTTGAAACGCACGACGGGCTGTGCCGTGAGCTGTGCGCTGCGGCGCGGACAGCGGTACTGAGCGTGGATTACCGCCTCGCGCCCGAGCATAGATTTCCCGCTCCGGTGGACGACGCCTATGCCGCGCTCCTCTGGGCGGCCGCCCACGCGGCAGAACTCGGCGCAGACCCAGAGCGGCTCGCCGTGGCGGGCGACAGCGCAGGGGCCAGCCTGTCTATCGCCTGCACCCTGCGCGCCCGCGACGAGGGCGGCCCGCGCCTGCGCGCGCAGTTGCTGATCTATCCGCCCACCGACTTCGGCGCGGGCGAGCGGCATCCCAGCCGCCGCGAGAACGGCGAGGGCTACTTTCTGACCGAGGAACAGATGCGCTTCTTCGGGGCGATGTACCTCGGGGACCCGGGGCACGCTGCCCATCCCCACGTCTCGCCCCTCACCGCCGCCGCGCTCCATGACCTGCCGCCCGCCCTGATCCTGACTGCCGAATTCGATCCCCTGCGCGACGAGGGGGCCGCTTATGCCGGGGCCTTGACGGCGGCGGGCGTCCGCACCGAACACCTCCCTGGCCCCGGCATGATCCACGGCTTCGCCAATATGACGGCCCTTTCACCCGCTGCGGCGGCTCTGGTGGACCGGGCGGCAGAGTGGCTGGGACGGGAGCTGGCGTAG
- a CDS encoding acyl-CoA dehydrogenase, whose translation MAPFLSRRDLQFQLYEVLDTAALPSRSRFAEHSREVYDDVLALAYNVAERYFANHTREADLNEPHVIGGKVKLVPAVAEAMRAFRDAGFFSAHHDEALGGLQLPWVVMQAVQAHFQAANIGSSGYPFLTIGNANLLREFASEEQKQKYLMPLLEGRWFGTMALSEPHAGSGLADITTTATPRGDGTYAITGTKMWISGGEHELSENIVHLVLARIKGAPAGVKGISLFIVPRYRVGEDGKPGASNHVVLAGLNHKMGYRGTTNTLLNFGEGGETVGELVGQPGRGLGHMFHMMNEARIGVGMGAVMLGYAGYLASLEYARERRQGRHAGNKDPESETVPIIRHADVRRLLLRQKSVVEGSLALGLYASSLVDDLHTGPEEGRTDTALLLDLLTPIVKSWPSKYSQEALSDAIQVMGGAGYTRDYPVEMYYRDNRLNPIHEGTEGIQGNDLLGRKVTQSGGRGLEVLLARIGADLTASEELGGLGEIREALQKAVAQSSAALLTLLRQAPELGPDLYLANANSALEMLGHTVIGWMWLRQAAVAARTLPQARGDDADFYRGKLHAARFFAVHELPKVRAHADLLASADRTTFDMEEAWF comes from the coding sequence ATGGCCCCGTTCCTGTCCCGCCGTGACCTGCAGTTCCAGCTCTATGAGGTGCTCGACACCGCTGCGTTGCCCTCACGCTCCCGCTTCGCCGAGCACAGCCGTGAGGTGTACGACGACGTGCTGGCCCTCGCCTATAACGTGGCCGAGCGCTATTTCGCGAACCACACGCGCGAGGCTGATCTGAACGAACCGCACGTCATCGGCGGCAAGGTCAAGCTCGTCCCTGCCGTTGCAGAGGCCATGCGGGCTTTCCGCGACGCTGGGTTTTTCAGCGCCCACCACGACGAGGCGTTGGGCGGGCTGCAGCTGCCCTGGGTGGTGATGCAGGCGGTGCAAGCCCACTTTCAGGCCGCAAATATTGGCTCCAGCGGCTATCCTTTCCTGACCATCGGCAACGCCAACCTGCTGCGAGAATTCGCCTCCGAAGAGCAGAAACAGAAATACCTGATGCCCCTGCTGGAGGGCCGCTGGTTCGGCACAATGGCCCTCTCCGAGCCGCACGCCGGATCCGGACTGGCCGATATCACCACCACCGCCACGCCCAGAGGTGACGGCACCTACGCCATTACCGGCACCAAGATGTGGATCTCGGGCGGCGAACACGAACTGTCGGAGAACATCGTCCATCTCGTGCTGGCCCGTATCAAGGGCGCTCCGGCGGGGGTGAAGGGCATCTCGCTGTTTATCGTGCCGCGCTACCGGGTGGGGGAGGACGGGAAGCCCGGAGCGTCCAACCACGTCGTTCTCGCGGGCCTGAACCACAAGATGGGCTACCGGGGCACCACGAATACGCTGCTGAATTTCGGCGAGGGCGGCGAAACGGTGGGTGAACTCGTGGGTCAGCCGGGCCGGGGCCTGGGCCATATGTTCCACATGATGAATGAGGCGCGGATCGGCGTGGGCATGGGCGCGGTGATGCTGGGCTACGCGGGCTACCTCGCCAGCCTGGAATACGCCCGCGAGCGGCGGCAGGGACGGCACGCGGGCAACAAGGACCCTGAGAGCGAAACCGTGCCCATCATCCGCCACGCCGACGTGCGCCGCTTGCTGCTGCGGCAAAAGAGCGTCGTGGAGGGCAGCCTCGCGCTGGGACTGTACGCCTCTTCCCTCGTGGACGATCTGCATACTGGCCCAGAGGAAGGGCGCACCGATACGGCCCTGCTGCTCGACCTGCTCACCCCCATCGTCAAGAGCTGGCCCAGCAAATACAGCCAGGAGGCGCTGAGCGACGCGATTCAGGTGATGGGCGGGGCCGGGTACACCCGCGACTACCCCGTGGAAATGTACTACCGCGACAACCGCCTCAATCCCATTCACGAGGGCACCGAGGGCATTCAGGGCAATGACCTGCTGGGCCGCAAGGTGACGCAATCGGGCGGGCGCGGGCTGGAGGTGCTGCTCGCGCGTATCGGGGCAGACCTCACGGCTTCCGAGGAACTCGGCGGTCTGGGCGAGATCCGGGAGGCGCTGCAAAAGGCGGTGGCCCAGAGCAGCGCGGCGCTGCTGACCCTGCTGCGGCAGGCCCCCGAACTCGGCCCGGACCTTTATCTCGCCAACGCCAACAGCGCCCTGGAAATGCTGGGCCATACGGTAATCGGGTGGATGTGGCTGCGGCAGGCGGCGGTGGCGGCCCGCACCCTGCCGCAAGCGCGTGGGGACGATGCCGACTTCTACCGGGGCAAGCTGCACGCCGCCCGCTTCTTCGCCGTCCATGAACTGCCCAAGGTGAGGGCCCACGCGGACCTGCTGGCAAGCGCGGACCGCACGACGTTCGACATGGAAGAGGCGTGGTTCTGA
- a CDS encoding histidine phosphatase family protein: protein MSTLILVRHGQATPFEADTDRLSRLGEDQARRVGEALAEEGLEPTDVFCGTLVRQRESARLAAAEGSWPEPLPDARLAEYDGDGLIRTLAPLLAARAPAFDALLCAWECGRHGPERNRHLQRMLEPLVAAYLRGEVAHAEVESWAAFRARVQAFLRELLAGPSGRTVLAFTSGGVIGVAVAAVLRAPDESALALNWRVKNGSLTRLTYGSGRASLDSFNETAHLTPELTSWR from the coding sequence GTGAGTACCCTCATCCTCGTGCGGCACGGACAGGCCACGCCCTTTGAGGCGGATACGGACCGTCTCTCCCGTTTGGGAGAAGACCAGGCCCGCCGTGTGGGGGAGGCGCTGGCGGAGGAGGGGCTGGAGCCGACGGACGTCTTCTGCGGCACCTTGGTCCGGCAGCGCGAGAGTGCCCGGCTGGCCGCGGCGGAGGGCAGCTGGCCCGAGCCTCTTCCCGACGCGCGCCTGGCCGAGTATGACGGCGACGGCCTGATCCGCACCCTCGCGCCGCTGCTGGCCGCCCGCGCCCCGGCCTTTGATGCCCTCCTGTGCGCCTGGGAATGCGGGCGCCACGGTCCCGAGCGCAACCGCCACCTTCAGCGGATGCTCGAGCCGCTGGTGGCCGCGTACCTGCGGGGCGAGGTGGCGCACGCGGAAGTCGAGTCCTGGGCAGCCTTTCGTGCCCGTGTCCAGGCCTTTTTGCGTGAACTCCTCGCCGGGCCTTCCGGGCGAACGGTCCTCGCGTTCACCTCCGGCGGCGTCATTGGCGTTGCGGTCGCCGCCGTTTTGCGGGCCCCGGACGAATCGGCCCTCGCGCTGAACTGGCGCGTCAAGAACGGCAGCCTCACACGCCTGACCTACGGCAGCGGGCGGGCCAGCCTCGACAGCTTTAACGAAACGGCGCACCTCACCCCCGAACTCACCTCCTGGCGTTGA
- a CDS encoding TetR/AcrR family transcriptional regulator has protein sequence MTSASEASSRKRLTSPDRRAQILTAAESLFTERGFEGVGMSDIATHLGTSRPTVYSYFTSTGEMLAALLEGRLSALWDRIAPLLPDLACGEEPDFARLTGELLHERELLLLLHSGGGPVFREHRRAFLHGLEARLAESRPGGLQRSPEVLRLVILTLEAVALAALHGDLPAEHLPETLGAFVRGGLEEIQR, from the coding sequence ATGACCTCCGCGTCCGAAGCTTCGAGCCGCAAGCGCCTGACCTCACCGGACCGCCGGGCCCAGATTCTGACGGCCGCCGAGTCGCTTTTTACCGAGCGCGGCTTTGAGGGTGTGGGCATGTCCGACATCGCTACGCATCTCGGCACTTCGCGGCCCACGGTCTACAGCTATTTCACGTCCACGGGCGAGATGCTCGCAGCGCTGCTGGAAGGGCGGCTCTCGGCACTGTGGGACCGGATCGCACCCCTCCTGCCGGACCTGGCGTGCGGCGAGGAACCGGACTTTGCGCGCTTGACCGGAGAACTGCTGCACGAGCGCGAGCTGCTGCTGCTGCTGCACAGCGGAGGCGGGCCAGTCTTCCGGGAACACCGCCGGGCCTTTCTGCACGGTCTGGAAGCTCGGCTGGCCGAGAGCCGTCCCGGTGGCCTGCAACGGTCTCCCGAGGTGCTGCGCCTGGTGATCCTGACTCTGGAAGCGGTGGCGTTGGCCGCCCTGCACGGAGACTTGCCCGCCGAGCACCTGCCGGAAACGCTGGGGGCCTTTGTTCGGGGCGGCCTGGAGGAAATCCAGCGCTAG
- a CDS encoding phosphotransferase family protein, with the protein MTRPDTAPVRPGEELPLDRLREALRGRVEGHADALTVEQFPGGFSNLTYLVRLGEREYVLRRAPLGPVAAKAHDMPREYRLLERVHPVLPVAPRPVLLVEDTEVLGAPFYLMERRRGTIVRTKLPPEYADLPGAPRQLSEALADTLADLHAVDIDAAGLRDLGKPEGFNGRQVQGWAGRWRRARTDDLPPPTELHDEDVIAWLTANVPPETAHALVHNDFKLDNLMLDPADPSRVVALLDWEMTTVGDPLVDLGLTLTYWTMPEQPGGAPNRVGANAPGFLSREDFLSRYAARRGQDVSGVAWYEVLGHFKLAVIVIQIYARYRAGQTKDPRFAPLGEQAAWLIGEAWRRIRDVGE; encoded by the coding sequence ATGACCAGGCCCGACACCGCCCCCGTTCGTCCCGGTGAGGAATTGCCGCTGGACAGGCTCCGGGAAGCCTTGCGGGGCCGCGTGGAGGGTCACGCCGACGCCCTGACCGTCGAGCAGTTTCCAGGTGGATTTTCCAACCTGACGTACCTCGTGCGGCTGGGTGAGCGGGAGTATGTGCTGCGCCGCGCCCCCCTCGGGCCAGTGGCGGCAAAGGCCCACGACATGCCGCGCGAGTACCGCCTGCTCGAGCGCGTTCATCCGGTCCTGCCCGTGGCTCCCCGGCCCGTGCTGCTCGTGGAGGACACGGAGGTGCTGGGCGCGCCCTTCTACCTGATGGAGCGGCGGCGCGGCACCATCGTGCGGACGAAGCTGCCACCCGAGTACGCGGATCTGCCCGGCGCACCCCGTCAACTCTCGGAGGCGCTGGCCGATACGCTGGCAGACCTGCATGCGGTGGACATTGACGCAGCGGGGTTGCGGGACCTGGGCAAGCCGGAGGGCTTCAACGGGCGACAGGTGCAAGGCTGGGCGGGGCGCTGGCGGCGGGCCAGGACGGACGATCTGCCCCCGCCCACCGAGCTGCACGATGAGGACGTAATCGCCTGGCTGACCGCGAACGTTCCTCCGGAAACTGCCCACGCGCTCGTCCACAACGACTTCAAGCTCGATAACCTGATGCTGGACCCGGCAGACCCTTCCCGGGTGGTGGCCCTGCTCGACTGGGAGATGACCACCGTCGGTGACCCGCTGGTGGACCTGGGCCTGACGCTCACGTACTGGACCATGCCCGAGCAGCCGGGCGGCGCACCAAACCGTGTGGGGGCGAACGCACCGGGCTTTCTGTCCCGCGAGGACTTCCTGTCCCGGTACGCCGCGCGCCGCGGACAGGACGTGTCGGGCGTGGCCTGGTACGAGGTGCTGGGGCACTTCAAGCTGGCAGTGATCGTTATCCAGATCTACGCCCGCTACCGCGCTGGGCAGACGAAAGACCCCCGCTTCGCGCCCCTGGGCGAGCAGGCCGCGTGGCTGATTGGCGAGGCGTGGCGGCGGATTCGGGATGTGGGCGAGTGA
- a CDS encoding PaaI family thioesterase, whose amino-acid sequence MTSPGPALFTHEGRQAFLARATGNSGFTRFMGTELTRFEPGVVEISLPLRTDLTQHHGHAHGAVLGYLADTVCAWTAATVVGDVVTAEYKINFLAPARGETLWARGEVLRPGRRQVVVRAEVYARSGGEDTLVAAALATVAAVGERQDSGKP is encoded by the coding sequence ATGACCTCGCCCGGTCCTGCTCTCTTCACCCACGAGGGCCGCCAGGCCTTCCTCGCTCGCGCCACCGGCAACAGCGGCTTTACCCGGTTCATGGGCACCGAACTCACGCGCTTCGAGCCTGGCGTGGTGGAAATCTCGCTGCCCCTCCGGACAGACCTTACCCAGCACCACGGCCACGCACACGGTGCGGTGCTGGGCTACCTGGCCGATACCGTCTGTGCCTGGACTGCCGCGACGGTGGTGGGCGACGTGGTGACGGCGGAATACAAGATCAACTTTCTGGCTCCCGCGAGGGGAGAAACGCTCTGGGCGCGCGGTGAGGTGTTGCGTCCCGGTCGCCGTCAGGTGGTGGTGCGCGCCGAGGTGTATGCCCGGAGCGGGGGAGAAGACACCCTCGTCGCGGCAGCCCTCGCCACCGTCGCCGCTGTGGGTGAACGTCAGGATTCGGGGAAGCCGTGA
- a CDS encoding acyl-CoA dehydrogenase family protein, translated as MTMFETAPRTRDLQARLTAFMEEHIYPNEAEFHRQVNTGHRWEHVELIEELKPKARAEGLWNLFLPPASDPQGKFGPGLSNLEYAPLCEIMGRVWWAPEVFNCNAPDTGNMEVFARYGTPEQQEQWLTPLLNGEIRSAFSMTEPEVASSDATNIESSITRDGDEYVINGRKWWTSGAGDPRCKISIFMGKTDPNAERHLQQSMVLVPMDTPGVSIERMLTVFGYDDAPHGHAEMTFENVRVPASNMLLGEGRGFEIAQGRLGPGRIHHCMRLIGQAERALELTVERASQRVAFGKPLAAHQHVREAIALSRMEIDQARLLTLQAAYMMDTVGNKAARGQIAAIKVVAPNVALRVIDRAIQIHGGAGVSQDSPLPMMYAQARTLRLADGPDIVHTETVAKEELRRQGVDLRRR; from the coding sequence ATGACCATGTTCGAGACCGCGCCCCGTACCCGTGACCTCCAGGCCCGCCTGACGGCCTTTATGGAGGAGCACATCTATCCCAACGAGGCCGAGTTTCACCGTCAGGTGAATACGGGCCACCGCTGGGAACACGTGGAACTGATCGAGGAACTCAAGCCCAAGGCGCGCGCCGAGGGCCTGTGGAACCTCTTCCTGCCGCCCGCCTCGGACCCGCAGGGCAAGTTCGGCCCTGGCCTGAGCAACCTGGAATACGCGCCCCTGTGCGAGATCATGGGCCGGGTGTGGTGGGCCCCCGAGGTCTTTAACTGCAACGCGCCCGACACCGGGAACATGGAGGTGTTCGCGCGCTACGGTACGCCCGAGCAGCAGGAGCAGTGGCTCACACCCCTCCTGAACGGGGAGATTCGCTCTGCCTTCTCCATGACCGAGCCGGAGGTGGCGAGCAGCGACGCCACCAATATCGAGTCGAGCATCACCCGGGACGGTGACGAATACGTCATCAACGGCCGCAAATGGTGGACGAGTGGAGCGGGTGATCCGCGCTGCAAGATCAGCATTTTTATGGGCAAGACGGACCCCAACGCGGAGCGGCACCTGCAGCAGTCCATGGTTTTGGTGCCGATGGACACGCCGGGCGTGAGCATCGAGCGCATGCTCACCGTCTTCGGCTACGACGACGCGCCGCACGGGCACGCGGAGATGACCTTCGAGAACGTGCGCGTGCCCGCTTCCAACATGCTGCTGGGTGAGGGCCGGGGCTTTGAGATTGCGCAGGGCCGTCTGGGACCGGGGCGCATACACCACTGTATGCGCCTGATCGGGCAGGCCGAGCGGGCGCTGGAACTCACGGTGGAGCGGGCCTCACAGCGTGTGGCGTTTGGCAAACCCCTCGCGGCCCACCAGCATGTTCGCGAGGCCATCGCCCTCAGCCGCATGGAAATCGATCAGGCCCGGCTGCTGACCCTGCAGGCCGCCTACATGATGGACACGGTGGGCAACAAGGCCGCGCGGGGACAGATCGCGGCGATCAAGGTGGTGGCCCCCAATGTCGCCCTGCGCGTGATTGACCGGGCGATTCAGATTCACGGCGGCGCGGGTGTCAGCCAGGACTCGCCTCTGCCCATGATGTATGCCCAGGCCCGGACCCTCCGGCTGGCCGACGGCCCCGACATCGTGCATACGGAAACGGTGGCCAAGGAGGAGTTGCGGCGCCAGGGCGTGGACCTGCGGCGGCGGTGA
- a CDS encoding cytochrome P450 → MDTLPRPSGQPYAGHLPRWAGEPLALLEEGAALGSLFALSLGVPAVVGFSPEWNRQLLGDLDTFRSGGSFSRLVPHLAGGVILLDAPGHRSRRAHLNVPFSAASLASLRERLRVLLHHLRPEGEFDALRWADDTTLHLLNAAYFSGEFPVPLLRAFLAPLRRPFPAPMLPRPALFARASAEITRLACRRRAEGGTDLLAHLARLEGHVEETRVTLAAAHDTTTHTLAWAVWHLAHHPEWRTREGLRPVVRETLRLTPPGFIGSRRLGREVEFGGHRLTRGTLALYSPYLTHRDPDLWARPLAFDPARFGRPPAAWSYLPFGGGERTCLGMHLAHLLLDESLSALLGGELKPVRGNATLRPGVTLGPTGPLVVAYRGR, encoded by the coding sequence GTGGATACACTGCCCCGTCCCTCCGGCCAGCCCTACGCGGGCCACCTGCCGCGCTGGGCGGGAGAGCCCCTCGCCCTGCTGGAAGAGGGGGCGGCGCTCGGCTCCCTGTTCGCGCTGTCGCTCGGCGTGCCCGCCGTGGTGGGCTTCTCGCCGGAGTGGAACCGGCAGTTGCTGGGCGATCTGGACACCTTTCGCAGCGGCGGCAGCTTTAGCCGCCTGGTGCCGCACCTGGCGGGCGGCGTGATCTTGCTCGACGCGCCGGGCCACCGCTCCCGGCGGGCGCACCTGAACGTCCCCTTCTCCGCAGCCTCGCTCGCCTCGCTGCGGGAGCGCCTGCGCGTTCTGCTGCACCACCTGCGGCCCGAGGGGGAATTTGACGCCCTGCGCTGGGCGGACGACACCACGCTTCACCTGCTCAACGCCGCGTATTTCTCAGGCGAGTTTCCCGTGCCCCTGTTGCGGGCCTTTCTCGCTCCGCTGCGCCGCCCCTTTCCCGCGCCGATGCTGCCCCGCCCAGCGCTGTTTGCGCGGGCAAGTGCGGAAATCACGCGCTTGGCTTGCAGGCGGAGGGCGGAAGGTGGAACCGATCTGCTCGCCCACCTCGCGCGGCTGGAAGGCCACGTGGAAGAAACGCGCGTCACGCTGGCCGCGGCGCACGACACCACCACCCATACCCTCGCGTGGGCGGTGTGGCACCTGGCCCATCATCCGGAATGGCGGACGCGGGAAGGGCTGCGGCCCGTGGTGCGCGAAACGCTGCGCCTGACGCCGCCAGGCTTTATCGGCAGCCGCCGCCTCGGGCGTGAGGTGGAGTTCGGCGGTCACCGTCTGACCCGGGGTACGCTCGCCCTGTACAGCCCGTACCTCACGCACCGGGACCCGGATCTGTGGGCACGGCCCCTGGCCTTTGACCCAGCGCGGTTTGGGCGCCCGCCCGCCGCGTGGTCTTACCTGCCTTTCGGTGGAGGCGAGCGCACCTGCCTGGGGATGCACCTCGCCCACCTGCTGCTGGATGAAAGCCTCTCGGCGCTGCTGGGCGGTGAGTTAAAACCTGTTCGGGGAAACGCGACGCTCCGGCCCGGTGTGACCTTGGGTCCCACGGGTCCGCTGGTGGTGGCGTACCGGGGACGGTAG
- a CDS encoding SDR family NAD(P)-dependent oxidoreductase, with product MEFLNKTIVVTGAASGIGLALATRFVREGATVIASDRNAEVGGQKATEIGARFVAADIGQEEGVSGLIADVLEREGQIDLFCSNAGIAVGEGPETPDRIWDRIHRINVMSHVWAARHLLPHFLERGAGYFLNTASAAGLLTELHSAPYAVTKHAALAFAEWLAITYADRGIKVSALCPEGVWTPMIQNAPLLQQRAISTEELVEVTLGALREERFLITTHDTTLAGFQLKGQDYGKWLGKMTRLRGKAMALLGEHEAAFSAGEAPRTGGHE from the coding sequence ATGGAATTCCTGAACAAAACCATCGTCGTCACTGGAGCCGCTTCCGGCATCGGCCTTGCCCTCGCCACCCGCTTTGTACGGGAGGGCGCCACCGTGATCGCCTCGGACCGGAACGCCGAGGTGGGCGGACAAAAGGCTACCGAGATCGGCGCGCGCTTCGTCGCTGCCGACATTGGGCAGGAGGAAGGCGTGTCGGGGCTGATCGCAGACGTGTTGGAACGGGAAGGGCAGATTGACCTCTTCTGCTCGAATGCCGGAATCGCCGTGGGCGAGGGACCGGAAACGCCGGACCGCATCTGGGACCGCATTCACCGCATCAACGTGATGAGCCACGTCTGGGCCGCCCGCCACCTGCTCCCGCACTTTCTGGAACGTGGCGCAGGCTACTTCCTGAACACGGCGTCGGCGGCAGGTCTCCTCACCGAGTTGCACTCCGCACCCTACGCCGTCACCAAACACGCGGCGCTCGCCTTTGCCGAGTGGTTGGCGATCACCTATGCGGACCGGGGCATCAAGGTGTCGGCCCTCTGCCCCGAGGGCGTCTGGACGCCGATGATCCAGAACGCGCCCCTCCTCCAGCAGAGGGCCATCAGCACCGAAGAACTCGTGGAGGTCACGCTGGGGGCCCTGCGGGAAGAACGCTTCCTGATTACCACGCACGACACCACCCTGGCGGGGTTTCAGCTCAAGGGACAGGATTACGGCAAGTGGCTGGGCAAGATGACCCGGCTGCGCGGTAAAGCGATGGCGCTGCTGGGAGAACACGAGGCCGCCTTTTCGGCAGGGGAGGCTCCCCGCACCGGAGGTCATGAATGA
- a CDS encoding MaoC family dehydratase: MHLQDLRSRLGQEIALSEWVVLTQDVVNTFADATGDHQFIHVDPERAAQTPFGGPIAHGFLTLSLLAGHFMNGGGFPALEGTRMVVNYGLNRVRFIAPVPVGSRLRNRAVLLGIEDGPGFAQLTVANTIEIEGQIKPAATAETVMRVYV, translated from the coding sequence TTGCACCTCCAAGACCTCCGCTCCCGCCTCGGCCAGGAGATTGCCCTCTCCGAATGGGTCGTGCTCACGCAGGATGTGGTGAACACCTTCGCCGACGCCACCGGAGACCACCAGTTCATTCACGTCGATCCTGAACGGGCCGCGCAAACCCCATTTGGCGGTCCCATCGCGCACGGTTTCCTGACGCTCTCGTTGCTGGCCGGACACTTCATGAATGGGGGAGGATTCCCCGCGCTGGAGGGTACGCGCATGGTGGTGAACTATGGGCTGAACCGGGTACGCTTTATCGCGCCCGTTCCTGTGGGAAGCCGACTGCGAAACCGGGCCGTCCTGCTCGGGATCGAGGACGGCCCGGGCTTTGCTCAGCTCACCGTCGCCAACACCATCGAGATCGAGGGGCAGATCAAACCGGCGGCGACCGCGGAAACGGTCATGCGGGTGTACGTATGA